The genomic DNA ACGACCGAGCAATTTGCTCAAAACATTGAAACAGAAATCATTCAAGACTGATAAAGGTGCGAAATGGATATCGCGACAATCATTGGCCTGCTGGCAGGCACAGCCCTGGTCCTGGGGTCGATTCTACTGGGCGGTTCGATATTGCCGTTCATCAACATTCCGTCACTGATGATTACTGTCGGCGGTTCCGTCTCAGCTCTGTTGATCAACTTTTCCTTAGCGAGAGTCTTAAGCGTTCTTTCAGTTCTGAAGAACTGCTTCTTTGTTAAGCTTCCAGATGCAAACGACGTCATCGAACAGTTCACCGAATATGCAAAGGTTGCCCGTCGAGACGGTTTGCTGGCGCTTGAGAAAAAACTGGATGAGATTGACGACCAGTTTTTGAAACGGGGACTCGAACTTGTGGTCGGTGGGAGTTCACGCGAAGAACTCGCTTCGATGATCGAGACAGAAATAGTCTATATCGAACATCGACACGAAAACGGCAAGAAAATTCTCGATTCAATGGCGGCAGCGGCTCCTGCCTTCGGGATGATTGGGACACTTATCGGCCTCGTCCAGATGTTGAGAACGCTTGACGACCCCAGTCAAATCGGTGTTGGCATGGCGACGGCATTGCTGACAACACTCTACGGCGCAGTGATTGCGAATTTGTTTTGCATCCCGTTAGCAGGGAAACTCGAAATGCGCAGCCAGCAGGAAATCATGATCCGGGAATTAATGATGTCCGGTCTGGGGTCGCTTGTCGATGGACACGCCCCACCGGTTGTGACTGAACGCCTGTGTGCGTTCCTCTCGACTTCAAGTCGACCTGAATCGTCAGTCCAGGCAGCCTGAGGTGCACGATGAGACGATCTAAAAAATCAGCCACCAAGAACGGCGAAATTCCACGTTGGTTTGTGACTTACAGCGACGTGATCACCCTGCTGATGACGTTCTTTATCTTGTTGCTCACTTTTTCGAGCAGCGAGCCCGAAGGGTTCGAACTCATGCAGGAATCGCTTTTCGGCTCTGGCGGGAGTGCGAGTAACGTCGGAGTGAAAGTCAAAGATGCGGAGAAGGAGACTCTTGTCGTTCGATTTAAACCTCCGTCGAGTCGCATGACTTCGCGAGGGAGCGAAATCCCTCCGATGTACACAGATCCTGTTACCGAAGCAGCATCGAAAGGGTTATCTGCTCTCGAAGAGAACAATGACCTGGCAAACTTCGAACGGTTCTCGCTCGATGTCTCAATTCATCTTTTCACAACTTTGAACGGGGAGCCGACCGAAGTTGCATTGCGTCAACTGAGTCTCTTGGCGAACCAAATGAAGCGGCTGCCTCTCGAACTGACAATGAGTGTAGATTCCCCTGAACATTTGACAAATGTTGCTCAACTTGCAGAGCTGTTGACCTCTCGATTTGACGTCCCGCCAGGTCGGATCGGGATTGCGATTGGTGATGCTCCTAAAGGGCTTCAATTGTCATTACGTCTTGAGCAGTAATTTTGACTGGAAATTTCTGGCGCACTTCTAATTTCTTCAACCAAATTCTTTCTTCAACCAAAACCGGAACGATGGCAACTCGCAAAAAGAGAGCGTCCGCTGGGCCAAACAACTCATATATGATTTCGTTTGGCGACACGATGACGGCCTTGCTGGCGTTTTTCATTGTGTTGAACTCACTTGCTTCAGAGCAGACTGGAGCCAACTTGTATTCAGGAACTGGCTCGTTTATCCAGGCGACCAATTCACTCGGGGTCCCCGGAATTTTTCCGTCTGGAAGAAGCCAACATTCAATTCAACTGAATCATTCCAGCCCACACTACCGAGTTGCTGATGAGACTGACGACGTCAAGACTGGCCATGGCCCGGATGAGGTCGCTGATCGACTGCATGTTCGTGATCGGGAACAGGACGACTTCGAACGAATGCTTAATGAACTCGAACGGCTGCATGCCGCCTCCACTTCTGAAGATGTTGCGGGGGAGGTTACGTTTGATCGTTACCAGCCTCTTCCCAAAACATCACAGCATCTTGACGAAGGACTCAAACAACTACTCGTGGAACTTCGTCCTTTCCTGAACCGGTCAGGATCAGAAGCGGAAATTCTCGTTTGGACACCAACTCCCTCTGTCTCTGCCTGGAAACGTTCGGCTCAAATTGCTTCGGAAATTCAAGCTCAGGCCGTTTCGTATTTACAGCTGAACAATCAAATGGCTTCGCGTCTGAAGAGTTCCAGCTGGCAGTGGAGTTCTCCTGACCTCGAACGTCCGGTCCTCTCTATCGTGATTCGAAGGACAGGTGATTCCCGATGAATCAGGAGAGCAACCGAACCTCCATGATCCGTGCATGAGAAAGTCCATTCGTTCCTGTCACTTCGATTCGTAACGAGTTCGTTTGAAATGAGGACTCGATCAGGTGTTTACGTAGACGTTGATAATTCCCCGTCA from Thalassoglobus polymorphus includes the following:
- a CDS encoding flagellar motor protein MotB codes for the protein MRRSKKSATKNGEIPRWFVTYSDVITLLMTFFILLLTFSSSEPEGFELMQESLFGSGGSASNVGVKVKDAEKETLVVRFKPPSSRMTSRGSEIPPMYTDPVTEAASKGLSALEENNDLANFERFSLDVSIHLFTTLNGEPTEVALRQLSLLANQMKRLPLELTMSVDSPEHLTNVAQLAELLTSRFDVPPGRIGIAIGDAPKGLQLSLRLEQ
- a CDS encoding flagellar motor protein MotB, whose protein sequence is MATRKKRASAGPNNSYMISFGDTMTALLAFFIVLNSLASEQTGANLYSGTGSFIQATNSLGVPGIFPSGRSQHSIQLNHSSPHYRVADETDDVKTGHGPDEVADRLHVRDREQDDFERMLNELERLHAASTSEDVAGEVTFDRYQPLPKTSQHLDEGLKQLLVELRPFLNRSGSEAEILVWTPTPSVSAWKRSAQIASEIQAQAVSYLQLNNQMASRLKSSSWQWSSPDLERPVLSIVIRRTGDSR
- a CDS encoding motility protein A → MDIATIIGLLAGTALVLGSILLGGSILPFINIPSLMITVGGSVSALLINFSLARVLSVLSVLKNCFFVKLPDANDVIEQFTEYAKVARRDGLLALEKKLDEIDDQFLKRGLELVVGGSSREELASMIETEIVYIEHRHENGKKILDSMAAAAPAFGMIGTLIGLVQMLRTLDDPSQIGVGMATALLTTLYGAVIANLFCIPLAGKLEMRSQQEIMIRELMMSGLGSLVDGHAPPVVTERLCAFLSTSSRPESSVQAA